Proteins encoded within one genomic window of Amorphoplanes friuliensis DSM 7358:
- a CDS encoding glutamate ABC transporter substrate-binding protein yields the protein MRLRAALVAVSTLTVLAATGCAGDSSPLPGRPTPSAEVAPSGQAAPADTSCRPQASLRPAGALPAPGKMPAGSYMETIQKRGRLVLGTSQDTLLFSSRNPFTGKVEGFDVDMGRQIAAAIFGDPDKIQIKVIGYDKRVTSVLDGSVDIVADTMTANCARWKDVNFSTIYYNAGQKVLVSKDSPAKTINDLGGKRVCAAKGSTSYDNIGKVASRTKPIAVDRPGFGDCLVAFQQNEVEAISTDDTILIGLAAQDPYAKVIGDRFTEEPYGMAMPKQHEDFTRFVNAVLARNRSNGTWRSTYERWLGDFGAAPKPPAAEYRD from the coding sequence ATGCGTCTCCGTGCCGCCCTCGTCGCCGTCTCCACGCTGACCGTGCTCGCCGCCACCGGATGCGCCGGTGACTCCTCGCCGCTGCCGGGCCGGCCCACCCCGTCCGCCGAGGTGGCGCCGAGCGGTCAGGCCGCACCCGCCGACACCTCTTGCAGGCCCCAGGCGAGTCTGCGCCCGGCCGGCGCCCTGCCGGCACCCGGCAAGATGCCGGCGGGCAGTTACATGGAGACGATCCAGAAGCGCGGCCGGCTCGTGCTCGGCACCAGCCAGGACACACTGCTTTTCAGCTCGCGCAACCCGTTCACCGGCAAGGTCGAGGGTTTCGACGTCGACATGGGCCGGCAGATCGCCGCGGCCATCTTCGGCGACCCGGACAAGATCCAGATCAAGGTCATCGGGTACGACAAACGCGTCACCTCGGTCCTCGACGGCTCCGTGGACATCGTCGCCGACACGATGACCGCCAACTGTGCCCGCTGGAAGGACGTCAACTTCTCCACCATCTACTACAACGCCGGGCAGAAGGTGCTGGTCTCCAAGGACTCCCCGGCGAAGACCATCAACGACCTCGGCGGCAAGAGAGTCTGCGCCGCTAAGGGCTCCACGTCGTACGACAACATCGGCAAGGTCGCCTCCAGGACGAAGCCGATCGCGGTCGACCGGCCCGGATTCGGCGACTGCCTCGTCGCGTTCCAGCAGAACGAGGTCGAGGCCATCTCCACCGACGACACCATCCTGATCGGCCTGGCCGCCCAGGACCCGTACGCGAAAGTGATCGGCGACCGCTTCACCGAGGAGCCGTACGGCATGGCGATGCCCAAACAGCACGAGGACTTCACCCGCTTCGTCAACGCCGTGCTGGCCAGGAACCGCAGCAACGGCACCTGGAGGTCCACGTACGAGCGATGGCTGGGTGACTTCGGTGCCGCACCGAAGCCACCGGCCGCCGAGTACCGGGACTGA
- a CDS encoding PP2C family serine/threonine-protein phosphatase — protein sequence MTAQEDCASCADERAAGAAFCENCGKALATGAGLAIGKDCPSCGAAGVVGDDGYCGNCGLLAARPRDHVEADAGLIAAAVTDRGLRHHRNEDAMWLATRGADIDIVVCDGVSSSFDPDVASETAAEAAGKGLSAATGELPESVAEALITAGAQVAELAGTGDPRRAASNPACTIVAACVRGTEIGYGWVGDSRAYWIPAEGDAEQLTEDDSWATHAISLGAEPQAAWNDPKAHAITAWLGADAGKIHPRTGSFFAETPGHLVLCSDGLWNYLTEPAAFADTVRAALRDTDSLLAAARSLIDFANAAGGSDNITVVLVPLNTLDS from the coding sequence ATGACCGCTCAGGAGGACTGCGCGTCCTGCGCCGACGAACGCGCCGCCGGAGCCGCGTTCTGTGAGAACTGCGGCAAGGCCCTGGCCACCGGGGCCGGGCTCGCGATCGGCAAGGACTGCCCGTCGTGCGGCGCCGCCGGGGTCGTCGGCGACGACGGCTACTGCGGCAACTGCGGGCTGCTCGCGGCCCGCCCGCGTGACCACGTCGAGGCCGACGCCGGGCTGATCGCCGCCGCCGTCACGGACCGCGGCCTGCGGCACCACCGCAACGAGGACGCGATGTGGCTGGCGACCCGCGGCGCGGACATCGACATCGTGGTCTGCGACGGGGTGTCGTCGTCGTTCGACCCGGACGTCGCCTCCGAGACCGCCGCCGAGGCCGCCGGCAAGGGCCTGAGCGCGGCCACGGGCGAGCTGCCCGAGAGTGTCGCCGAGGCCCTGATCACCGCCGGCGCCCAGGTCGCCGAGCTCGCCGGGACCGGCGACCCCCGCCGCGCCGCGTCCAACCCGGCCTGCACGATCGTCGCGGCCTGCGTCCGCGGCACCGAGATCGGGTACGGCTGGGTCGGCGACAGCCGGGCGTACTGGATCCCCGCCGAGGGTGACGCCGAGCAGCTCACCGAGGACGACTCGTGGGCGACCCACGCGATCTCCCTCGGGGCCGAGCCGCAGGCCGCCTGGAACGACCCGAAGGCGCACGCCATCACCGCCTGGCTGGGCGCGGACGCCGGGAAGATCCACCCGCGGACCGGCTCGTTCTTCGCCGAGACACCCGGGCACCTCGTGCTGTGCAGCGACGGCCTGTGGAACTACCTGACCGAGCCGGCCGCGTTCGCCGACACGGTGCGCGCCGCCCTGCGTGACACGGACAGCCTGCTGGCGGCGGCACGGTCGCTGATCGACTTCGCCAACGCCGCGGGCGGCTCCGACAACATCACCGTCGTCCTCGTCCCCCTGAACACCCTCGACAGCTAA
- a CDS encoding ABC transporter ATP-binding protein codes for MTITTIGTAVRLRAVTRIFGTGESAVTALDAVDVEIPPATFTAVMGPSGSGKSTLLHCAAGLDRATSGEVAIDGVSLTGLSERALTKVRRERVGFVFQAFNLIPALTAEQNVGLPLRLARRRPAPGQVEQMLAEVGLADRARHRPSELSGGQQQRVAIARALVSRPAVLFADEPTGALDTTASREVLRLLRTAVDRHAQTIVMVTHDPYAAAHADRVLFLADGRVVDALDNPSGASEIAVRMARLEER; via the coding sequence ATGACCATCACGACCATCGGCACGGCGGTCCGCCTCCGGGCCGTCACCAGGATCTTCGGTACGGGGGAAAGCGCGGTGACCGCCCTCGACGCGGTCGACGTGGAGATCCCGCCGGCCACCTTCACCGCGGTGATGGGCCCGTCGGGGTCCGGCAAGTCCACCCTGCTGCACTGCGCCGCGGGACTCGACCGCGCGACCAGCGGAGAGGTGGCCATCGACGGCGTCAGCCTCACGGGTCTGTCCGAACGCGCGCTCACCAAGGTGCGGCGGGAGCGGGTCGGTTTTGTGTTCCAGGCGTTCAACCTGATCCCGGCACTGACCGCTGAGCAGAACGTCGGCCTGCCCCTGCGCCTGGCGCGCCGCCGCCCGGCACCCGGTCAGGTCGAGCAGATGCTGGCCGAGGTCGGGCTGGCCGACCGGGCCAGGCATCGGCCGAGTGAGCTGTCCGGCGGCCAGCAGCAACGGGTGGCCATCGCCCGTGCCCTGGTGTCGCGCCCGGCGGTGCTCTTCGCCGACGAGCCGACCGGCGCTCTCGACACCACCGCATCCCGCGAGGTGCTGCGCCTGCTGCGGACGGCGGTCGACCGGCACGCGCAGACGATCGTCATGGTCACCCACGACCCGTACGCGGCCGCGCACGCCGACCGGGTGCTGTTCCTCGCCGACGGCCGGGTCGTGGACGCCCTGGACAACCCGTCGGGCGCGTCGGAGATCGCGGTCCGGATGGCCCGGCTGGAGGAGCGATGA
- a CDS encoding serine/threonine-protein kinase, translated as MNCQRNCPGTIQDGYCDTCGMAPAASAPSPSPSPKQRTATTPSVRTGALSTRTGGTARTGSARTGSRRRRFGGGLVDVAPLPERDPATAIMTVAEVPEDKRYCAKCGNAVGRSRGDRTGRTSGFCPSCGEAFNFTPKLVKGDLVGGQYEVIGALAHGGLGWIYLANDKRVSDRWVVLKGLLNSGDEDALAAAVAEQRFLAEVEHPNIVKIYNFVEHEGAGYIVMEYVGGESLKGILKDRRTANGNQADPLPLDQALAYVLEIMPAFGYLHDRGLIFCDFKPDNVIQTGDQVKLIDLGGVVHIDDQDAALYGTVGYQAPEMAQAGPSIQSDLYTIGRTLAVLTTDFRGYQSTFKESLPEHGDFEVYQRHESFYRLLHRATRADPAERFVDAGEMTEQMLGVLREVLAADGEPRPSTSRLFTGELRTDPRSDEPNWRFLPAPMIDLTDPSAAFLASVTVTEPQEVLTLLGKAPQNTFEVQLRALRALIDLGAARRTPDAFTDAVRLRDTIAAAAGGDWRLAWYDGVLALASGDLARAQAQFDAVYSALPGELAPKLALGLTLELAQRPAEAAGYYDVVSRTDPAYTTASSGLARCRLATGDREGAVEAYNRVPGTSAAYRSSQVGAVRALVRSHASAAADVASLAAAAELIDRLEMEAAQLAALRAELLERALTTLKAGTAVPSAVVGTTGGGLAGERDVRFALEDAYREMARAVHGPERIRLVDLANASRPRTRT; from the coding sequence GTGAACTGCCAGCGCAACTGTCCCGGCACCATCCAGGACGGCTACTGCGACACCTGCGGGATGGCCCCGGCGGCGTCCGCACCCTCGCCGTCGCCGTCTCCGAAACAGCGCACGGCAACCACCCCTTCGGTACGCACGGGTGCGCTCTCCACGCGTACCGGGGGAACGGCACGCACCGGCAGTGCCCGCACGGGAAGCCGGCGGCGGCGCTTCGGTGGCGGGCTCGTCGACGTGGCGCCGCTGCCGGAACGTGACCCCGCCACCGCGATCATGACCGTCGCGGAGGTGCCGGAGGACAAGCGGTACTGCGCGAAGTGCGGCAACGCGGTCGGGCGGTCCCGCGGTGACCGCACCGGGCGCACGTCCGGTTTCTGCCCGTCCTGCGGCGAGGCCTTCAACTTCACCCCCAAACTGGTCAAGGGCGACCTGGTCGGCGGGCAATATGAAGTGATCGGCGCGCTGGCCCACGGCGGTCTCGGCTGGATCTACCTCGCCAACGACAAGCGTGTCTCGGACCGCTGGGTCGTGCTCAAGGGCCTGCTCAACTCCGGTGACGAGGACGCGCTGGCCGCGGCGGTGGCCGAGCAGCGGTTCCTGGCCGAGGTCGAGCACCCGAACATCGTGAAGATCTACAACTTCGTGGAGCACGAGGGCGCCGGCTACATCGTCATGGAGTACGTCGGCGGGGAGTCGCTCAAGGGCATCCTCAAGGACCGGCGGACGGCGAACGGCAACCAGGCCGACCCGCTGCCGCTGGACCAGGCCCTCGCCTACGTCCTGGAAATCATGCCCGCGTTCGGTTACCTGCACGACCGCGGCCTGATCTTCTGCGACTTCAAGCCGGACAACGTGATCCAGACCGGTGACCAGGTCAAGCTGATCGACCTCGGCGGTGTGGTGCACATCGACGACCAGGACGCCGCCCTGTACGGCACGGTCGGTTACCAGGCGCCGGAGATGGCCCAGGCCGGCCCGTCGATCCAGTCGGACCTCTACACGATCGGCCGCACCCTGGCCGTGCTGACCACCGACTTCCGCGGCTATCAGAGCACCTTCAAGGAGAGCCTGCCCGAGCACGGCGACTTCGAGGTCTACCAGCGGCACGAGTCCTTCTACCGGCTGCTGCACCGGGCGACCCGCGCCGACCCGGCCGAGCGTTTTGTCGACGCCGGTGAGATGACCGAGCAGATGCTGGGTGTGCTGCGGGAGGTGCTCGCCGCCGACGGCGAGCCGCGCCCGTCGACGTCCCGGCTGTTCACCGGCGAGCTGCGCACCGACCCGCGCAGCGACGAGCCGAACTGGCGTTTCCTGCCCGCCCCGATGATCGACCTGACCGACCCGTCGGCCGCCTTCCTCGCCTCGGTGACGGTGACCGAGCCGCAGGAGGTCCTCACCCTGCTCGGCAAGGCGCCGCAGAACACCTTCGAGGTGCAGCTGCGGGCCCTGCGGGCGCTGATCGACCTCGGCGCGGCCCGCCGGACCCCCGACGCGTTCACCGACGCCGTCCGGCTGCGCGACACCATCGCGGCGGCGGCCGGCGGCGACTGGCGGCTCGCCTGGTACGACGGAGTCCTCGCCCTGGCCTCGGGTGACCTGGCCCGGGCACAGGCGCAGTTCGACGCGGTCTACTCCGCGCTGCCCGGCGAGCTCGCCCCCAAATTGGCGCTCGGCCTGACCCTGGAGCTCGCACAGCGCCCCGCGGAGGCCGCCGGCTACTACGACGTGGTCAGCCGCACCGACCCGGCGTACACGACCGCGTCGTCGGGGCTGGCGCGGTGCCGGCTCGCCACCGGGGACCGCGAAGGGGCCGTGGAGGCGTACAACCGGGTGCCGGGCACCTCTGCGGCGTACAGGAGCTCGCAGGTCGGAGCGGTGCGGGCGCTGGTCCGGTCGCACGCGTCCGCTGCCGCCGACGTCGCCTCGCTCGCGGCCGCGGCCGAGCTGATCGACCGCCTCGAGATGGAGGCGGCACAGCTCGCCGCCCTGCGCGCCGAATTGCTCGAACGGGCCCTGACCACGCTGAAGGCCGGGACAGCCGTGCCGTCCGCCGTGGTCGGCACGACCGGTGGAGGCCTGGCGGGCGAGCGGGACGTACGCTTCGCGCTCGAGGACGCGTACCGGGAGATGGCCCGGGCCGTCCACGGACCGGAGAGGATCCGCCTGGTGGATCTGGCGAACGCGTCCCGGCCCAGGACCCGCACATGA
- a CDS encoding ABC transporter permease: protein MSLAWSMVRHRFAAFAGTFVAIALGVAVVAGSTTIWASSQPQTPARLAAAPVLVHSPSVGDTESGYPEYRSWTTAEATGLAQRLAAVPGVTAAIADPSFYVQRVVAGRATGDPEAARTEGHAWSSAVLGGYRLSAGAAPARPGEVALAGAAPGSRIEVLTARGPATWTVTGTTDGPGLYVADTAATALASGVRVIGLTVSGEPESIAAAARTAVGADGTVLSGSARDALEPESVTRIRWLGAQLLIAMVFLGTFVAVFVVASTCALSAAQRRREIGLLRAVGATGGQVIRMMYAETLVVALLGGVAGVVLGAVTAPLLAAPLVSAGLEPAGFTVTLQPVALGAAFVLGIVVALIGVWAAARRSSRVPALDALREAAIEPRPMTLLRWIAGPLAAAGGGALLVALPNLDAQAQSSATLGGAMLLLVGAALLAPVVIGPLVRLGTWPWRHGASGMLLREGTLTGTRRVASTAAPVLLAVGFAVLFTGTVATISDSAGVDAAAEVPAALVAAPDGTPGLSQAAVTGQPGDARFPTRLLVTRDGKTTGYDAVGTDQVDGVVTSTDLGPTLDVRFADGTTASLPVTAVRDDAPAPILLPRELVLRHDPGALAEAVLLTGPAAPAAGLQVLSARDYVQIEIDEEGDIIDIFLVVLLGLGVGYTGLAVANTLLMATAARRTEFRALRLAGGGTGHVLRVTSGEAFLAVVTGTLLGGSVSLICLLAARRSIERELGQAIDLVVPWGQTAVVVAVCAVVAVLAAGAPVLRAGAGSR from the coding sequence ATGAGCCTCGCGTGGAGCATGGTCCGGCACCGCTTCGCCGCGTTCGCCGGGACGTTCGTGGCGATCGCCCTGGGGGTCGCCGTCGTCGCGGGGTCGACGACCATCTGGGCGTCGTCGCAGCCGCAGACGCCCGCCCGCCTGGCTGCCGCGCCGGTGCTCGTGCACTCCCCCTCGGTCGGTGACACCGAGTCCGGTTATCCCGAGTACCGCTCCTGGACGACCGCCGAGGCCACCGGTCTCGCGCAGCGCCTGGCCGCGGTTCCCGGTGTGACGGCCGCGATCGCGGACCCGTCGTTCTACGTGCAGCGGGTGGTGGCGGGACGAGCGACCGGCGACCCCGAGGCGGCACGCACCGAGGGGCACGCCTGGTCGTCGGCGGTGCTGGGTGGGTACAGGCTCAGTGCGGGTGCGGCCCCGGCCCGGCCCGGTGAGGTGGCGCTGGCCGGTGCTGCACCCGGTTCCCGGATCGAGGTGCTGACCGCGCGCGGCCCGGCGACCTGGACGGTGACCGGTACGACCGACGGGCCGGGCCTCTACGTCGCCGACACCGCCGCGACCGCGCTGGCGTCCGGCGTACGCGTCATCGGCCTGACCGTCAGCGGTGAGCCCGAGAGCATTGCCGCGGCGGCCCGCACGGCCGTCGGTGCGGACGGCACCGTGCTGTCCGGCTCGGCCCGGGACGCGCTGGAGCCGGAGTCCGTGACCCGCATCCGCTGGCTGGGCGCGCAGCTGCTGATCGCCATGGTCTTCCTCGGCACCTTCGTCGCGGTCTTCGTGGTCGCCTCCACCTGTGCGCTGAGCGCCGCCCAGCGCCGCCGCGAGATCGGCCTGCTGCGCGCGGTCGGCGCCACCGGCGGCCAGGTCATCCGCATGATGTACGCCGAAACCCTGGTCGTGGCTCTCCTCGGCGGCGTGGCGGGCGTGGTCCTGGGGGCAGTGACCGCTCCCCTGCTCGCAGCACCGCTGGTGTCCGCCGGACTGGAACCGGCGGGCTTCACCGTGACGCTGCAACCGGTTGCCCTCGGCGCCGCCTTTGTCCTGGGCATCGTGGTCGCGCTGATCGGAGTGTGGGCGGCCGCCCGGCGATCCAGTCGCGTGCCGGCCCTGGACGCGCTGCGGGAGGCGGCGATCGAGCCGCGCCCGATGACGCTGCTCCGCTGGATCGCCGGCCCGCTCGCGGCGGCCGGCGGCGGCGCACTGCTGGTGGCCCTGCCCAACCTGGACGCCCAGGCGCAGTCGTCGGCCACCCTGGGCGGCGCGATGCTGCTGCTCGTGGGAGCTGCACTGCTGGCGCCGGTGGTCATCGGGCCGCTGGTCCGGCTCGGCACCTGGCCGTGGCGGCACGGCGCGAGCGGGATGCTGCTGCGCGAGGGAACGCTCACCGGGACCCGGCGCGTCGCCTCGACCGCGGCGCCGGTGCTGCTGGCCGTGGGTTTTGCGGTGCTCTTCACCGGGACCGTCGCGACCATCTCCGACTCCGCCGGTGTCGATGCGGCCGCCGAGGTGCCCGCGGCGCTGGTCGCCGCCCCCGACGGCACCCCCGGGCTGTCCCAGGCGGCGGTGACGGGTCAGCCCGGTGACGCCCGGTTCCCCACGCGCCTGCTGGTCACCCGCGACGGAAAGACCACCGGTTACGACGCGGTCGGCACCGATCAGGTGGACGGCGTGGTGACGTCCACCGACCTGGGACCAACCCTGGATGTCCGTTTTGCCGACGGCACCACCGCGTCGCTGCCGGTCACCGCGGTCCGCGACGACGCACCGGCACCGATCCTGCTCCCGCGCGAGCTCGTCCTGCGGCACGATCCGGGCGCGCTGGCCGAGGCGGTGCTGCTCACCGGTCCGGCCGCCCCGGCCGCCGGGCTTCAGGTCCTCTCCGCCCGGGACTACGTGCAGATCGAGATCGACGAGGAGGGCGACATCATCGACATCTTCCTGGTGGTCCTGCTCGGCCTCGGTGTCGGATACACCGGCCTGGCCGTGGCGAACACCCTGCTGATGGCCACGGCCGCCCGGCGCACCGAGTTCCGGGCACTGCGGCTGGCCGGTGGCGGCACCGGGCACGTGCTGCGAGTGACCTCCGGTGAGGCGTTCCTGGCCGTGGTGACCGGCACCCTGCTCGGTGGCAGCGTGTCGCTGATCTGCCTGCTGGCGGCGCGGCGCTCGATCGAGAGGGAGCTCGGACAGGCGATCGACCTGGTCGTGCCGTGGGGGCAGACCGCCGTCGTCGTGGCCGTGTGCGCCGTGGTCGCCGTGCTGGCGGCCGGTGCGCCCGTCCTGCGTGCCGGAGCTGGGTCCAGGTGA
- a CDS encoding FHA domain-containing protein translates to MTTFACPKGHASTTDDFCDTCGAKIGGTAVFSPGVAPAAPPAFPSGEPCPNCGTPRAGAGRFCEDCGFDHSTGKVPVLTQPTTAAAPVTGQWTATIFADREYFEANKIEGVDFPEETGERTVSLPAPQVRIGRKSTSKGTDPEIDLADADPGVSHSHALLTLSVDGVWLVSDLGSTNGTWLNDEPRPLTAGQTRSVGDGDHVHVGAWTTITLHAPA, encoded by the coding sequence ATGACGACCTTCGCCTGCCCGAAGGGCCACGCGTCCACGACGGACGACTTCTGCGACACCTGCGGGGCCAAGATCGGTGGCACCGCGGTCTTCTCCCCCGGTGTCGCCCCCGCCGCTCCCCCGGCCTTCCCCAGCGGCGAGCCGTGCCCCAACTGCGGCACGCCGCGCGCCGGTGCGGGCCGCTTCTGCGAGGACTGCGGCTTCGACCACAGCACCGGCAAGGTCCCGGTCCTGACCCAGCCCACGACCGCGGCGGCTCCCGTGACCGGCCAGTGGACGGCCACGATCTTCGCCGACCGTGAGTACTTCGAGGCCAACAAGATCGAGGGTGTCGACTTCCCGGAGGAGACCGGCGAACGCACGGTGTCCCTGCCCGCCCCGCAGGTCCGGATCGGCCGCAAGAGCACCTCGAAGGGCACCGACCCGGAGATCGACCTCGCGGACGCCGACCCGGGTGTCTCCCACAGCCACGCGCTGCTGACCCTGAGCGTGGACGGCGTCTGGCTGGTCTCCGACCTGGGCTCGACCAACGGCACCTGGCTCAACGACGAACCCCGGCCCCTCACCGCCGGCCAGACCCGCAGCGTCGGCGACGGCGACCACGTCCACGTCGGCGCGTGGACGACCATCACCCTCCACGCCCCGGCCTGA
- a CDS encoding vWA domain-containing protein, whose amino-acid sequence MPYTAEAFQNEFLALGATEVNAIVTVASSGAEGGRRTAGATEIIIVDCSGSMQAEGRMAAARQAAKAAVNCIDDGVRFAIIAGVSTAQQLFPAPGQLAVATAETRAQAISAIDRLQANGGTAMGAWLKLAGQLFSQRPGDITHAILLTDGENGEYQGYLESVLQEIGGSFTCDCRGVGTNWTVSELRKIATAMLGTVDIVARPQDLAEAFEQMMTAAMGKTSADVQLKVWTPVNSTVRFVKQVEPQVADLTGKRVEDGPRAGRYPLGSWGSESRDYHVCIDVTAGAAGDEMLAARVSVVEGDTVLAQTLVRAVWTEDSALSTRINRQVAHYTGQAELADAIQQGIEARKAGDDRTATLKFGRAAQLAHESGNTATEELLATVVDIEDAATGTVRLRRKVEAADEMALDTRSTKTVRVGRAQ is encoded by the coding sequence GTGCCGTACACCGCCGAGGCGTTCCAGAACGAGTTCCTCGCCCTGGGCGCGACCGAAGTCAACGCGATCGTCACCGTCGCCTCGTCCGGCGCGGAGGGCGGACGGCGCACGGCCGGCGCCACCGAGATCATCATCGTGGACTGCTCCGGTTCGATGCAGGCCGAGGGTCGCATGGCCGCCGCCCGGCAGGCCGCCAAGGCCGCCGTGAACTGCATCGACGACGGCGTCCGCTTCGCCATCATCGCCGGTGTCAGCACGGCTCAGCAGCTCTTCCCCGCGCCGGGCCAGCTCGCCGTCGCGACCGCCGAGACCCGCGCCCAGGCGATCAGCGCTATCGACCGCCTCCAGGCCAACGGCGGCACCGCGATGGGCGCCTGGCTCAAGCTCGCCGGCCAGCTCTTCTCGCAGCGCCCGGGCGACATCACCCACGCCATCCTGCTCACCGACGGCGAGAACGGCGAGTACCAGGGTTACCTGGAGAGTGTCCTGCAGGAGATCGGCGGCAGCTTCACCTGCGACTGCCGCGGCGTCGGCACCAACTGGACCGTCTCCGAGCTGCGCAAGATCGCCACGGCCATGCTGGGCACGGTCGACATCGTGGCCCGCCCGCAGGACCTGGCCGAGGCGTTCGAGCAGATGATGACGGCCGCGATGGGCAAGACCAGCGCCGACGTGCAGCTCAAGGTCTGGACGCCGGTCAACTCCACGGTCCGCTTCGTCAAGCAGGTCGAGCCGCAGGTGGCCGACCTGACCGGCAAACGTGTCGAGGACGGCCCTCGTGCCGGCCGCTACCCGCTCGGCTCCTGGGGTTCGGAGAGCCGCGACTACCACGTCTGCATCGACGTGACCGCCGGCGCCGCCGGCGACGAGATGCTCGCCGCGCGGGTGTCCGTCGTGGAGGGTGACACCGTGCTGGCCCAGACGCTCGTCCGCGCGGTCTGGACCGAGGACTCCGCGCTGTCGACCCGCATCAACCGCCAGGTCGCCCACTACACCGGTCAGGCCGAGCTGGCCGACGCGATCCAGCAGGGCATCGAGGCCCGCAAGGCCGGCGACGACCGGACGGCGACGCTCAAGTTCGGCCGGGCCGCCCAGCTCGCGCACGAGAGCGGCAACACGGCCACCGAGGAGCTGCTGGCCACGGTCGTCGACATCGAGGACGCCGCGACCGGCACGGTCCGCCTGCGCCGCAAGGTCGAGGCCGCCGACGAGATGGCCCTCGACACCCGCTCCACCAAGACCGTCCGGGTGGGACGTGCCCAATGA
- a CDS encoding long-chain-fatty-acid--CoA ligase, with amino-acid sequence MLNLSVFLEDSARRYPERAAVVLGDQRLTYAQVNAGANQVANLLRSRGIGPGDKVALSCPNLPYFPVIYYGILKAGAVVVPLNVLLKGREIAYHLTDSEAKAYFCFQGSPELPMGAEGHTGFGQADGCEHFFLVTADPAAPSPIEGAETLGRALTGQSPVFETVLAAETDPAVILYTSGTTGQAKGAELSHSNLILNALTCNRLFQTKPGTDTHLLVLPLFHSFGSTVNMNAGFSSGSTLVLLPRFDAAAAVKLLQTENVTFFAGVPTMYWGLLNALTDDVDVEKIARNMRIAVSGGSSLPLEIIKEVQQRFGVTILEGYGLSETSPVATFSDPDSDPRPGSIGIPIWGVEVKLIDEAWNTIEGSDEIGEIAIRGHCIMNGYYNRPEATAEVINNGWFRTGDLGRRDKDGFYYIVDRAKDMIIRGGFNVYPREIEEVLMTHEAVSLAAVIGVPHPSHGEEVKAYVILKDGATITEEELVAWGKEQMASYKYPRVVQFAETLPMTATGKLLKRALT; translated from the coding sequence ATGCTCAATCTCTCCGTTTTCCTGGAGGACAGTGCCCGTCGTTACCCCGAGCGCGCCGCGGTCGTCCTGGGTGACCAGCGCCTGACCTACGCCCAGGTGAACGCGGGCGCCAACCAGGTCGCCAACCTGCTCAGGTCCCGGGGCATCGGCCCCGGCGACAAGGTGGCGCTCTCCTGCCCCAACCTGCCCTACTTCCCGGTGATCTACTACGGCATCCTCAAGGCCGGAGCGGTCGTCGTGCCCCTGAACGTGCTGCTCAAGGGCCGGGAGATCGCGTACCACCTGACCGACTCGGAGGCCAAGGCGTACTTCTGCTTCCAGGGTTCACCGGAGCTGCCGATGGGTGCCGAGGGGCACACCGGCTTCGGGCAGGCCGACGGCTGCGAGCATTTCTTCCTGGTCACCGCCGATCCGGCGGCGCCGTCGCCGATCGAAGGCGCCGAGACGCTCGGCCGGGCGCTGACCGGGCAGTCGCCGGTCTTCGAGACCGTCCTGGCGGCCGAGACGGATCCGGCGGTCATCCTCTACACCAGTGGCACCACCGGACAGGCCAAGGGCGCCGAGCTCAGCCACTCCAACCTCATCCTGAACGCGCTGACCTGCAACCGGCTGTTCCAGACGAAGCCGGGCACCGACACCCACCTGCTGGTGCTGCCGCTGTTCCACTCCTTCGGCTCCACGGTCAACATGAACGCGGGCTTCTCCAGCGGTTCGACGCTGGTGCTGCTGCCACGCTTCGACGCGGCGGCCGCGGTCAAGCTGCTGCAGACCGAGAACGTCACGTTCTTCGCCGGCGTACCGACGATGTACTGGGGTCTGCTCAACGCCCTCACCGACGACGTCGACGTGGAGAAGATCGCGCGGAACATGCGGATCGCGGTCAGCGGCGGGTCCAGCCTGCCCTTGGAGATCATCAAGGAGGTCCAGCAGCGTTTCGGGGTCACCATCCTGGAGGGCTACGGCCTGTCCGAGACGTCTCCGGTGGCGACCTTCAGCGATCCGGACAGCGACCCGCGGCCCGGCTCGATCGGCATCCCGATCTGGGGTGTCGAGGTCAAGCTGATCGACGAGGCCTGGAACACCATCGAGGGCAGCGACGAGATCGGCGAGATCGCGATCCGGGGCCACTGCATCATGAACGGCTACTACAACCGGCCCGAGGCGACCGCCGAGGTGATCAACAACGGCTGGTTCCGGACGGGTGACCTGGGCCGCCGGGACAAGGACGGCTTCTACTACATCGTCGACCGGGCCAAGGACATGATCATCCGCGGTGGATTCAACGTCTACCCGCGGGAGATCGAGGAGGTCCTGATGACCCACGAGGCGGTGTCGCTCGCCGCGGTCATCGGGGTGCCGCACCCCAGCCACGGCGAGGAGGTCAAGGCGTACGTGATTCTCAAGGACGGCGCCACGATCACCGAGGAGGAGCTCGTCGCCTGGGGCAAGGAGCAGATGGCCAGTTACAAATACCCGCGGGTCGTGCAGTTCGCCGAGACGCTGCCGATGACCGCGACGGGCAAGCTGCTCAAGCGTGCCCTGACCTGA